In Sphingomonas sp. R1, a single genomic region encodes these proteins:
- the pheS gene encoding phenylalanine--tRNA ligase subunit alpha, producing the protein MTTDLDTLRGELLAAIDAATALDALEAVRVQALGKQGAITGLLKTLGKLTPEERQEQGPRIHSLREAVTEALATRKAGLEQAALDARLASETVDMTLPVDGVAPGSVHPVSQVMDELAEIFADLGFAVATGPEVEDDWHNFTALNIPETHPARAMHDTFYLAGEHARPMVLRTHTSPVQIRTMTRSKPPIRIIAPGRVYRSDSDATHTPMFHQIEGLVIDKGITLGHLKWTLETFLKAFFERDDIVLRLRPSYFPFTEPSAEVDVGFTWKDGKRVIGGSGDAPGGGWMEVLGSGMVHRRVIEACGLDPDEWQGFAFGTGVDRLAMLKYGMDDLRPFFDGDLRWLKHYGFSALDVPTLSGGVGA; encoded by the coding sequence ATGACCACCGATCTCGATACCCTGCGCGGCGAGCTGCTTGCCGCGATCGATGCCGCCACCGCGCTCGATGCGCTGGAGGCGGTGCGCGTCCAGGCGCTCGGCAAGCAGGGCGCGATCACCGGCCTGCTCAAGACGCTCGGCAAGCTCACCCCCGAAGAGCGCCAGGAACAGGGCCCGCGCATCCATTCCTTGCGCGAAGCCGTCACCGAGGCGCTGGCCACCCGCAAAGCGGGCCTGGAGCAGGCCGCGCTCGACGCGCGCCTCGCCAGCGAAACGGTGGACATGACGCTGCCGGTTGACGGCGTCGCACCGGGCTCGGTCCACCCGGTCAGCCAGGTGATGGACGAACTCGCCGAGATCTTCGCGGATCTGGGCTTCGCGGTCGCCACCGGCCCCGAAGTCGAGGACGACTGGCATAATTTCACCGCGCTCAACATTCCGGAGACGCATCCGGCGCGCGCGATGCACGATACCTTCTACCTCGCCGGCGAACACGCGCGGCCAATGGTGCTGCGCACGCACACCAGCCCCGTGCAGATCCGCACCATGACGCGCAGCAAGCCCCCGATCCGCATCATCGCGCCGGGCCGCGTCTATCGCTCGGATTCGGATGCCACGCACACGCCGATGTTCCACCAGATCGAAGGCCTGGTGATCGACAAGGGCATCACGCTCGGCCACCTCAAGTGGACGCTGGAGACCTTCCTCAAGGCGTTCTTCGAGCGCGACGACATCGTGCTGCGCCTGCGCCCCAGCTATTTCCCCTTCACCGAGCCTTCGGCCGAAGTCGATGTCGGCTTCACCTGGAAGGACGGCAAGCGCGTGATCGGCGGCAGCGGCGACGCGCCCGGCGGCGGCTGGATGGAAGTGCTGGGCAGCGGCATGGTGCACCGGCGGGTGATCGAGGCCTGCGGGCTCGATCCCGATGAATGGCAGGGCTTCGCCTTCGGCACCGGTGTCGACCGGCTGGCGATGCTCAAATATGGGATGGACGACTTGCGCCCCTTCTTCGACGGCGATCTGCGCTGGCTCAAGCATTACGGCTTCTCGGCGCTCGACGTGCCCACGCTGAGCGGGGGAGTCGGCGCATGA
- the pheT gene encoding phenylalanine--tRNA ligase subunit beta — protein sequence MKFTLSWLKEHLETEASLTEILEALTRVGLEVEGVENPAERLTGFRVARVLTAERHPQADKLQVLSVDFGEGPLQVVCGAPNARAGLVGVLGLPGAVVPANGMTLKVAAVRGIESNGMMCSTRELELGEDHDGIIELPEDAPVGTAFADYAGLDDPVIDVSITPNRQDCMGVRGIARDLAAAGLGTLKSLDAVVASLPAIVPQGPGPDVRTDDAAGCPAFYGQVVRGVKNGPSPDWLQQRLKAVGQKPISALVDITNFVMFGLGRPLHVYDMAKLSGGLVARKAKAGETVLALNGKTYTLTDSMTVIADDAAVHDIGGIMGGEHSGCSDDTTDVLIECAYFDPEHIARTGQKLLLTSDARTRFERGVDPEFLDEGLAIATRLVLALCGGTPSEVTRSGTPPKVGAVVGYDPTLAETLGGLAVPAAQQVEILESLGFVVQPLDGNGDPVELGGGFEAFRVTAPSWRRDIDGPADIVEEVIRIAGIDNVPSTPLPRTPGVATPTATPEQKLERRMRRTAAARGLNEAITWSFLPEAQAEVFGGGAWTLANPISEDMKVMRPSLLPGLLAAAERNLKRGATSVRLFEVGRRYLADKERLTLGVVLTGSKAVRGWQTGKAQPFTAFDAKAEALALLEAAGAPVANLQVMGEAGAAYHPGQSATLRLGPKNVLASFGMVHPSVLKAFDLDGAVAAVEIHLDALPAKKATGFTRPAFTPPALQAVTRDFAFLVPTALAAGDLVRTVKGADKATIVDARLFDVFTGQGVPEGQKSLAIEVTLQPGDKSFTDADLKAVADKVVAAAAKLGATLRG from the coding sequence ATGAAGTTCACCCTCTCTTGGCTCAAGGAGCATCTGGAGACCGAAGCCTCGTTGACCGAGATCCTCGAGGCGCTGACCCGTGTCGGCCTCGAAGTCGAAGGCGTCGAGAACCCCGCCGAGCGGCTGACCGGCTTCCGCGTCGCCCGCGTGCTGACCGCCGAGCGCCACCCGCAGGCGGACAAGCTGCAGGTGCTCAGTGTCGATTTCGGCGAGGGACCGCTGCAGGTCGTCTGCGGCGCGCCGAACGCGCGTGCGGGGCTGGTCGGCGTGCTGGGGCTTCCCGGCGCGGTGGTGCCGGCCAACGGCATGACGCTCAAGGTCGCGGCGGTGCGCGGCATCGAGTCGAACGGCATGATGTGCTCGACCCGCGAGCTGGAGCTCGGCGAGGACCATGACGGCATTATTGAGCTGCCGGAAGATGCGCCGGTCGGCACCGCCTTTGCGGACTATGCCGGGCTCGACGATCCCGTCATCGACGTGTCGATCACGCCCAACCGCCAGGATTGCATGGGCGTGCGCGGCATCGCCCGCGATCTCGCCGCAGCGGGCCTTGGCACGCTCAAGTCGCTCGATGCGGTGGTGGCAAGCCTGCCGGCGATCGTGCCGCAGGGTCCGGGCCCGGACGTGCGCACCGACGATGCGGCGGGCTGCCCGGCCTTCTACGGTCAGGTCGTACGCGGCGTGAAGAACGGGCCCTCGCCGGACTGGCTGCAGCAGCGCCTCAAGGCGGTGGGGCAGAAGCCGATTTCCGCGCTGGTCGACATCACCAACTTCGTGATGTTCGGGCTCGGCCGTCCGCTCCACGTCTATGACATGGCGAAGCTCTCGGGCGGGCTGGTCGCGCGCAAGGCGAAAGCCGGCGAGACCGTGCTGGCGCTGAACGGCAAGACCTACACGCTGACCGACTCGATGACGGTGATCGCCGACGATGCGGCGGTGCACGACATCGGCGGCATCATGGGCGGCGAGCATTCGGGCTGTTCGGACGACACCACCGACGTGCTGATCGAATGCGCCTATTTCGATCCCGAGCATATCGCCCGCACCGGCCAGAAGCTGCTGCTGACCAGCGATGCGCGCACCCGCTTCGAGCGCGGCGTCGATCCCGAATTCCTTGACGAGGGGCTGGCGATCGCGACCCGGCTGGTGCTGGCGCTGTGCGGCGGCACCCCGAGCGAGGTCACCCGCAGCGGCACGCCGCCCAAGGTGGGTGCGGTGGTCGGCTATGATCCGACGCTCGCGGAAACGCTGGGCGGCCTCGCCGTGCCCGCGGCGCAGCAGGTGGAGATCCTCGAAAGCCTCGGCTTCGTCGTCCAGCCGCTCGACGGCAACGGCGATCCGGTCGAGCTCGGCGGGGGCTTCGAAGCCTTCCGCGTCACGGCGCCGAGCTGGCGCCGCGATATCGACGGTCCGGCCGACATTGTCGAGGAAGTGATCCGCATCGCCGGCATCGACAATGTGCCCTCCACGCCGCTGCCCCGCACCCCCGGCGTCGCGACGCCCACCGCCACGCCCGAGCAGAAGCTCGAGCGCCGGATGCGCCGCACCGCCGCCGCGCGCGGGCTCAACGAGGCGATCACCTGGAGCTTCCTGCCCGAAGCCCAGGCCGAAGTGTTCGGCGGCGGCGCCTGGACGCTCGCCAACCCGATCAGCGAGGACATGAAGGTCATGCGCCCCTCGCTGCTGCCCGGCCTGCTGGCGGCGGCGGAGCGCAACCTGAAGCGCGGCGCGACCAGCGTCCGCCTGTTCGAGGTCGGCCGCCGCTATCTGGCGGACAAGGAGCGGCTGACGCTGGGCGTGGTGCTGACGGGTTCCAAGGCCGTGCGCGGCTGGCAGACCGGCAAGGCCCAGCCCTTCACCGCGTTCGACGCCAAGGCCGAGGCACTGGCGCTGCTCGAGGCTGCCGGCGCGCCGGTCGCCAACCTCCAGGTGATGGGGGAGGCGGGTGCTGCCTACCATCCCGGCCAGTCGGCGACGCTGCGGCTGGGGCCGAAGAATGTGCTCGCCAGCTTCGGCATGGTGCATCCCAGCGTGCTCAAGGCGTTCGACCTCGACGGCGCGGTGGCGGCGGTGGAGATCCATCTCGACGCGCTACCCGCCAAGAAGGCGACCGGCTTCACCCGCCCCGCCTTCACGCCCCCGGCGCTGCAGGCGGTGACGCGCGACTTCGCCTTCCTGGTGCCGACCGCGCTGGCGGCAGGCGATCTCGTCCGCACCGTGAAGGGCGCGGACAAGGCAACGATCGTGGACGCGCGGCTGTTCGACGTCTTCACCGGCCAGGGCGTGCCCGAGGGGCAGAAGTCGCTGGCCATTGAAGTCACGCTGCAACCGGGCGACAAGAGCTTCACCGACGCGGACCTCAAGGCAGTGGCCGACAAGGTCGTCGCGGCGGCGGCGAAGCTGGGCGCAACCCTGCGAGGATGA
- a CDS encoding protein-glutamate methylesterase/protein-glutamine glutaminase produces MPGKIRVLIVDDSASVRQTMAAILEEDPAIEVMGTAADPFSAAKRIQEEVPDVITLDVEMPRMDGITFLRKLMQQCPVPVVMCSSLTENGSETLLQAMEAGAVDVILKPRVGVADHLAEHHLQIRDVVKAAARAKVRGRPGKPVPRVEAPARKLTADAVLPPPSGKPMSRTTEMVVCMGASTGGTEALREVLEALPANSPGIVIVQHMPEHFTRAFAQRLNGLCQVDVKEAADGDPVLRGHVLIAPGGGKHTMLERQGARYYVSVRDGPLVSRHRPSVDVLFRSAARAAGSNAVGIIMTGMGDDGARGLLEMRQAGARTFAQDEATSVVFGMPKEAIARDAADKIIPLGHIARELLSATAR; encoded by the coding sequence ATGCCGGGCAAGATCCGCGTCCTGATCGTCGACGATTCGGCGAGCGTCCGCCAGACCATGGCAGCGATCCTGGAGGAAGATCCGGCGATCGAGGTGATGGGCACCGCCGCCGATCCGTTCAGCGCGGCCAAGCGCATCCAGGAAGAAGTACCGGACGTCATCACGCTCGATGTCGAGATGCCGCGGATGGATGGCATCACCTTTCTGCGCAAGCTGATGCAGCAATGCCCGGTTCCGGTGGTGATGTGCTCCTCGCTCACCGAAAACGGATCGGAAACGCTGCTCCAGGCGATGGAGGCAGGCGCGGTCGACGTGATCCTGAAGCCGCGCGTCGGCGTTGCCGACCATCTTGCCGAACATCACCTCCAGATCCGCGACGTGGTGAAGGCCGCGGCGCGCGCCAAGGTCCGCGGGCGCCCCGGCAAGCCGGTGCCCCGGGTGGAAGCGCCGGCCCGGAAGCTCACCGCCGATGCGGTGCTCCCGCCGCCCAGCGGCAAGCCGATGAGCCGCACCACCGAGATGGTGGTGTGCATGGGCGCGTCCACCGGCGGCACCGAGGCGCTGCGCGAAGTGCTGGAAGCGCTGCCCGCCAATTCGCCGGGCATCGTCATCGTCCAGCACATGCCGGAGCATTTCACCCGCGCCTTCGCCCAGCGGCTCAACGGCCTGTGCCAGGTGGACGTGAAGGAAGCCGCCGACGGCGACCCCGTGCTGCGCGGCCATGTGCTGATAGCGCCGGGCGGCGGCAAGCACACGATGCTCGAGCGCCAGGGCGCGCGCTATTACGTGTCGGTCCGCGACGGGCCGCTGGTCTCGCGGCACCGTCCCTCGGTGGACGTGCTGTTCCGCTCTGCCGCGCGCGCGGCGGGATCGAACGCGGTCGGCATCATCATGACCGGCATGGGCGACGACGGCGCCCGCGGCCTGCTCGAGATGCGCCAGGCAGGCGCCCGCACCTTCGCGCAGGACGAGGCGACCTCGGTGGTGTTCGGCATGCCCAAGGAGGCGATCGCCCGCGACGCCGCCGACAAGATCATTCCCCTCGGGCACATCGCCCGCGAACTGCTCTCGGCTACGGCTCGATGA
- a CDS encoding CheR family methyltransferase, with product MSRRNFSRLAAHIYEVSGIKMPETKKTMLEGRLRRRLRAVGVETLDGYCDYLFTGDNLAAEGLHLINAVTTNKTDFFREPAHFDYLVAHALPSLQARGIRTLRAWSSACSTGPEPYTLAMVLDDYAARNGGPDYGILATDLDTEVLATARAGIYPAELIDPVPAALRQKYVMASKDPARREVRIVPRLRSAIGFARMNLMDDRYPVGDPMHLIFCRNVLIYFDKPTQKKVVSQLYDCLAPGGYLLLGHSESITGLGLPLQQVANTVFRRGN from the coding sequence ATGAGCCGGCGCAACTTCTCGCGTCTTGCCGCCCATATCTACGAGGTCTCGGGCATCAAGATGCCGGAGACCAAGAAGACGATGCTCGAGGGCCGGCTGCGCCGCCGGCTGCGGGCGGTGGGCGTCGAGACGCTGGACGGCTATTGCGACTATCTGTTCACCGGCGACAATCTCGCGGCCGAAGGGCTGCACCTGATCAACGCCGTCACCACCAACAAGACCGACTTTTTCCGCGAGCCGGCGCATTTCGACTATCTGGTGGCGCACGCGCTGCCCAGCCTGCAGGCGCGCGGCATCCGCACGCTGCGCGCGTGGAGCAGCGCCTGCTCGACCGGGCCGGAGCCCTACACGCTGGCGATGGTGCTGGACGACTATGCCGCGCGCAACGGCGGGCCGGACTATGGCATCCTCGCCACCGACCTCGATACCGAGGTGCTGGCGACGGCGCGTGCCGGCATCTATCCGGCCGAGCTGATCGATCCCGTGCCCGCGGCGCTGCGCCAGAAATATGTGATGGCGTCGAAGGATCCGGCACGCCGCGAGGTCCGCATCGTGCCGCGGTTGCGCAGCGCGATCGGCTTCGCGCGGATGAACCTGATGGACGATCGCTACCCCGTCGGCGATCCGATGCACCTGATCTTCTGCCGCAACGTATTGATCTATTTCGACAAGCCCACGCAGAAGAAGGTCGTGTCGCAGCTTTATGACTGCCTGGCGCCCGGCGGCTATCTGCTGCTCGGCCATTCGGAATCGATCACCGGGCTGGGGCTGCCGCTGCAGCAGGTCGCCAACACCGTCTTCCGGCGGGGCAACTGA
- a CDS encoding chemotaxis protein CheW has translation MSDATELQLVTFGLGAEVFAVPVSLVREILDYRETFRIPNGPSYLLGLTDMRGQGVPTIDFRQRLGLAPFAPTPATRILVLDVPVADRMLVLGLVVDRVLEVCSITTDQMEAAPDIGVRWSSDYIAGVIKRAEGFVVLVDMAKIFSSEEARVLVARAAA, from the coding sequence ATGAGCGACGCGACCGAACTCCAGCTCGTCACCTTCGGGCTGGGCGCGGAAGTCTTCGCGGTACCGGTGTCCCTCGTCCGCGAGATCCTCGATTATCGCGAGACCTTCCGCATCCCCAACGGGCCCAGCTATCTGCTGGGCCTGACGGACATGCGCGGCCAGGGCGTACCGACGATCGACTTCCGCCAGCGTCTCGGCCTCGCACCGTTCGCGCCCACCCCCGCCACCCGCATCCTGGTGCTCGACGTGCCCGTCGCCGACCGCATGCTGGTGCTGGGCCTGGTGGTCGACCGCGTGCTCGAGGTGTGCAGCATCACCACCGACCAGATGGAAGCGGCGCCGGATATCGGCGTGCGCTGGTCGTCCGACTATATCGCCGGGGTCATTAAGCGCGCCGAAGGATTCGTCGTGCTAGTCGACATGGCGAAGATTTTCTCGTCGGAAGAAGCGCGGGTGCTGGTCGCACGCGCCGCCGCCTGA
- a CDS encoding methyl-accepting chemotaxis protein — MRLTIKAKLAGAFGFLLLLTATLGGLGIVKMASINDQSTEIAKNWMPSINLINQINTATSDLRVAQLTHVATLDSAGMQKMDDEIRKILADIRDKRDRYEKLISSEEERSVYNQFSSKYQTYLDRSNVSLALSRENKNAEANASIAQNRGLYDDFTGDLNKLVTMNVNGGNAASASADATYASARTTFIGLLALAIVTGAGAALWIARSVTQGLSRAGGAVSAVAIGDLSQDVVVTTNDEIKDLVDSVNVMVANLRISAALADKIADGDLTVNHKPASDKDVLGNALIRMVERLRGVVADATVAATNVSSGSQELSSSSEQVSQGATEQAAAAEQASAAMEEMAANIKQNADNASQTEKIARQSAKDAETSGVAVDRAVGAMRTIAEKIGIVQEIARQTDLLALNAAVEAARAGEHGRGFAVVASEVRKLAERSQGAAAEISSVSSETVKAAAEAGDMLGRLVPDIRRTAELVSEISAACREQDIGAAQINEAIQQLDQVTQQNAGASEQISATSEELAAQAEELQASIAYFKVDAVRGSAPRAAAPARRPAAKPAAKPAARPKANSIADQQARVSGFALDLATGGPDADDDAFGAAA; from the coding sequence ATGCGTCTCACCATCAAAGCAAAGCTGGCGGGAGCCTTTGGCTTCCTGCTGCTGCTGACCGCCACGCTGGGCGGCCTCGGCATCGTCAAAATGGCGTCGATCAACGACCAGTCGACCGAGATCGCCAAGAACTGGATGCCCAGCATCAACCTGATCAACCAGATCAACACCGCAACCTCGGACCTGCGCGTCGCCCAGCTGACGCATGTCGCGACGCTGGACAGCGCCGGCATGCAGAAGATGGACGACGAGATCCGCAAGATCCTCGCCGACATCCGCGACAAGCGCGACCGCTACGAGAAGCTGATCTCTTCGGAAGAAGAGCGCTCGGTCTATAATCAGTTCTCGAGCAAATATCAGACCTATCTGGACCGTTCGAACGTCTCGCTCGCGCTGTCGCGCGAGAACAAGAACGCGGAAGCCAATGCCAGCATCGCGCAGAACCGCGGCCTGTATGACGATTTCACCGGCGACCTGAACAAGCTGGTCACGATGAACGTGAATGGCGGCAACGCCGCAAGCGCCTCTGCCGACGCCACCTATGCGTCCGCCCGCACCACCTTCATCGGCCTGCTCGCCCTCGCCATCGTCACCGGCGCGGGTGCCGCGCTCTGGATCGCGCGCAGCGTTACCCAGGGTCTTTCGCGTGCCGGCGGTGCGGTGAGCGCCGTCGCGATCGGCGACCTCAGCCAGGACGTGGTCGTCACCACCAACGACGAGATCAAGGATCTGGTCGACTCGGTCAACGTGATGGTCGCCAATCTGCGCATCAGCGCCGCCCTGGCCGACAAGATCGCCGATGGCGACCTGACGGTGAACCACAAGCCGGCCTCGGACAAGGACGTGCTCGGCAACGCGCTGATCCGCATGGTCGAGCGGCTGCGTGGCGTGGTGGCCGATGCCACCGTCGCTGCGACCAACGTCTCGTCCGGCAGCCAGGAGCTCTCGTCGAGCTCGGAGCAGGTCTCGCAAGGCGCGACCGAACAGGCAGCCGCCGCCGAGCAGGCCTCCGCGGCGATGGAGGAGATGGCCGCCAACATCAAGCAGAACGCCGACAACGCCTCGCAGACCGAGAAGATCGCCCGCCAGTCCGCCAAGGATGCGGAAACCAGCGGCGTCGCGGTCGATCGCGCGGTGGGAGCGATGCGCACGATCGCCGAGAAGATCGGCATCGTCCAGGAGATCGCTCGCCAGACCGATCTGCTCGCGCTCAACGCCGCGGTCGAGGCTGCCCGCGCCGGCGAACATGGCCGCGGCTTCGCGGTGGTCGCCTCGGAAGTGCGCAAGCTCGCCGAGCGCAGCCAGGGTGCCGCTGCCGAGATCAGCTCGGTCTCGTCCGAGACGGTGAAGGCCGCCGCCGAGGCCGGCGACATGCTGGGTCGGCTGGTGCCGGACATCCGCCGCACCGCCGAGCTGGTCAGCGAGATCAGCGCCGCCTGCCGCGAGCAGGATATCGGCGCCGCGCAGATCAACGAGGCGATCCAGCAGCTCGACCAGGTCACCCAGCAGAATGCCGGTGCCTCCGAGCAGATCAGCGCCACCTCGGAAGAACTCGCCGCCCAGGCCGAGGAGCTCCAGGCCAGCATCGCCTATTTCAAGGTCGATGCCGTGCGGGGATCAGCGCCCCGCGCCGCCGCACCGGCGCGGCGGCCGGCGGCGAAGCCCGCTGCCAAGCCGGCCGCCCGGCCCAAGGCCAACAGCATCGCCGACCAGCAGGCGCGCGTCAGCGGCTTTGCGCTCGACCTCGCGACGGGCGGCCCGGATGCCGACGACGATGCCTTCGGAGCCGCGGCATGA
- a CDS encoding methyl-accepting chemotaxis protein, which produces MRATIKLKLGFTFGVLIALLLVVIGVASTRLSMLNQATTDVINGPASRLDIAQSIDAKLGYVVRQEKNMAMTEDLELTRKFDADLMKGRGEVQALIAKGLAGATAQGKPLWMQIDAKFNEYVPINEQIRALANANKNAEAAKLSMTRSREAVVAITDLVGQLVTLSKAQMAQADSDTNALYGSASTMLYAVAGIALTIAIGGAWWISRTVSTGLARVSTAITAVADGDLNQRVAISSNDEIKDLVDTVNTMVDRLRGVIADATVASTNVSSGSQELSSSAEQVSQGATEQAAAAEQASASMEEMAANIKQNADNAAQTEKIARQSSKDAELSGVAVDRAVGAMRTIAEKIGIVQEIARQTDLLALNAAVEAARAGEHGRGFAVVASEVRKLAERSQGAAAEISSVSSETVKAATEAGEMLTRLVPDIRRTAELVSEISAACREQDIGAAQINEAIQQLDQVTQQNAGASEQISATSEELAAQAEELQASIAYFKVDTVQGARPRAAAPARRPAAKPAARHKPNSIADQKARVSGFALDLSNGGPDGDDQHFHAAA; this is translated from the coding sequence ATGCGTGCCACGATCAAGTTGAAACTAGGCTTCACCTTCGGCGTGCTGATCGCGCTGCTGCTCGTCGTGATCGGCGTCGCCAGCACGCGGCTGTCGATGCTCAACCAGGCGACCACCGACGTCATCAACGGCCCTGCCAGCCGCCTGGACATCGCCCAAAGCATCGATGCCAAGCTCGGCTATGTCGTGCGCCAGGAAAAGAACATGGCGATGACCGAGGATCTGGAGCTGACCCGCAAGTTCGACGCCGATCTGATGAAGGGGCGCGGCGAGGTGCAGGCGCTGATCGCCAAGGGGCTGGCCGGCGCGACCGCGCAGGGCAAGCCGCTGTGGATGCAGATCGACGCCAAGTTCAACGAATATGTGCCGATCAACGAGCAGATCCGCGCGCTGGCAAATGCCAACAAGAACGCCGAGGCGGCCAAGCTCTCGATGACCCGCTCGCGCGAGGCCGTGGTGGCGATCACCGATCTTGTCGGCCAGCTGGTGACGCTGTCCAAGGCACAGATGGCGCAGGCCGACAGCGACACCAATGCGCTCTACGGCAGCGCGTCGACGATGCTCTACGCGGTCGCCGGCATCGCACTGACGATCGCGATCGGCGGCGCCTGGTGGATCTCGCGCACCGTGTCGACCGGTCTCGCCCGCGTCTCGACCGCGATCACCGCGGTGGCGGACGGCGATCTCAACCAGCGCGTGGCGATCTCGAGCAACGACGAGATCAAGGATCTGGTCGATACCGTCAACACCATGGTCGATCGCCTGCGCGGCGTGATCGCCGACGCCACCGTCGCCTCGACCAACGTCTCCTCGGGCAGCCAGGAACTCTCGTCGAGCGCCGAGCAGGTATCGCAGGGCGCGACCGAACAGGCCGCCGCCGCCGAGCAGGCCTCGGCGTCGATGGAAGAGATGGCCGCCAACATCAAGCAGAACGCCGACAACGCCGCGCAGACCGAGAAGATCGCCCGCCAGTCGTCCAAGGATGCCGAGCTGAGCGGCGTCGCGGTCGATCGCGCGGTGGGGGCGATGCGCACGATCGCCGAGAAGATCGGCATCGTCCAGGAAATCGCCCGCCAGACCGATCTGCTCGCGCTCAACGCCGCGGTCGAGGCTGCCCGCGCCGGGGAACATGGCCGCGGCTTCGCGGTGGTCGCCTCCGAAGTGCGCAAGCTCGCCGAACGCAGCCAGGGTGCCGCCGCCGAGATCAGCTCGGTCTCATCCGAGACGGTGAAGGCCGCGACCGAGGCCGGCGAGATGCTGACCCGGCTGGTGCCCGACATCCGCCGCACCGCCGAGCTGGTCAGCGAGATCAGCGCCGCCTGCCGCGAGCAGGACATCGGCGCCGCGCAGATCAACGAGGCGATCCAGCAGCTCGACCAGGTCACCCAGCAGAATGCCGGTGCCTCCGAGCAGATCAGCGCCACCTCGGAAGAACTCGCCGCCCAGGCCGAGGAGCTCCAGGCCAGCATCGCCTATTTCAAGGTCGACACGGTGCAGGGGGCGCGCCCGCGTGCCGCGGCACCGGCGCGTCGCCCCGCCGCCAAGCCGGCTGCACGCCACAAGCCGAACAGCATCGCCGACCAGAAGGCGCGCGTCAGCGGCTTCGCGCTCGATCTGAGCAACGGCGGCCCCGACGGCGACGATCAGCATTTCCACGCAGCTGCGTAA
- a CDS encoding chemotaxis protein CheW yields MQDTHTQSAVPAAVPWDAAGHLEVLTFDLGEETFAVEAVLVREILDLLPETRVPGAAPLVRSVVNFRGKIIPIADLRQAFAMEPAEATLDSRIVVIEIALAGEPLQIGIRTDKVHEVATLDQAASEEPPVVGMRWRRRFVRTLVRRTTGVVVLPDLHAIFADLIGDDTVAAAA; encoded by the coding sequence ATGCAGGACACCCACACCCAAAGCGCCGTCCCCGCCGCCGTCCCCTGGGACGCCGCCGGCCATCTCGAGGTCCTCACCTTCGATCTCGGCGAGGAGACCTTCGCGGTCGAGGCCGTGCTGGTCCGCGAGATCCTCGACCTGCTGCCCGAGACCCGCGTGCCGGGCGCCGCACCGCTGGTGCGCAGCGTCGTCAACTTCCGCGGCAAGATCATCCCGATCGCCGATCTGCGCCAGGCCTTCGCCATGGAGCCCGCCGAGGCGACGCTCGACAGCCGCATCGTCGTCATCGAGATCGCGCTCGCCGGCGAGCCGCTCCAGATCGGCATCCGCACCGACAAGGTCCACGAGGTCGCCACCCTCGACCAGGCCGCCAGCGAGGAGCCCCCCGTCGTCGGCATGCGCTGGCGCCGACGCTTCGTGCGCACCCTCGTCCGCCGCACCACCGGCGTCGTCGTCCTCCCCGACCTCCACGCCATCTTCGCCGACCTCATCGGCGACGACACCGTCGCAGCCGCGGCATGA